The proteins below come from a single Tsuneonella deserti genomic window:
- a CDS encoding response regulator gives MPNPLLLLVEDEDDVRRSLQLLLHSHGYDVIAHPRANGLAHDPAARRAACLITDLVMPGTDAFELLGQLRQAGWRGKSILISGYPFEDWGERAKEAGFDAALAKPIGNSILLRTIASLLALPDAPAS, from the coding sequence ATGCCGAACCCGCTGCTTCTTCTTGTCGAAGATGAAGACGACGTGCGCCGCAGCCTCCAGTTGCTGCTGCACTCGCATGGTTACGACGTCATCGCGCATCCCCGGGCAAATGGTCTCGCGCACGATCCTGCCGCCCGGCGGGCCGCCTGCCTGATTACCGACCTAGTGATGCCCGGAACCGATGCATTCGAATTGCTCGGGCAGCTGCGACAGGCGGGATGGCGGGGCAAATCGATCCTCATCAGCGGCTACCCGTTCGAAGACTGGGGCGAACGGGCGAAGGAAGCGGGGTTCGACGCGGCGCTGGCCAAGCCGATCGGCAACAGCATCCTGCTGCGCACCATTGCCTCGTTGCTCGCGCTGCCGGATGCGCCGGCATCCTGA
- a CDS encoding universal stress protein, which translates to MRNILVLVHEDEGQESRLQAALSVTRGVGGHLTALDVFVIPMIVADPWSGYADATMVRTASEADATHCSRIEQRLAREDVPWSVAKVTGEPAEELRLAAELADLIVVSSHGSKQSIVAERAIVGDLAIKSGRPILAVPPECVSFDPTGRALVAWDGSHAANQALRAATPLLALAEGVTVMVVNESDGPFSSKEAASYLSRHGIEPRILERTTSGSIAGEIIEQTRNEEASYIVMGAFGRGRAVEALFGGVTRSVLAGSPVPLLLAH; encoded by the coding sequence ATGCGTAATATTCTGGTGCTGGTGCACGAAGACGAAGGCCAGGAATCGCGCCTCCAGGCAGCCTTGTCGGTCACCCGTGGCGTCGGCGGCCACCTGACCGCGCTCGACGTGTTCGTGATCCCGATGATCGTTGCCGATCCGTGGTCGGGCTATGCCGACGCCACGATGGTCCGCACAGCAAGCGAAGCCGATGCCACCCACTGCAGCCGGATCGAGCAGCGTCTGGCGCGGGAGGACGTGCCATGGTCGGTGGCGAAGGTCACGGGAGAGCCCGCCGAGGAATTGCGCCTCGCGGCGGAGCTGGCGGACCTCATCGTGGTGAGCAGCCACGGCAGCAAGCAGAGCATAGTGGCCGAACGCGCCATCGTAGGCGACTTGGCTATCAAGAGCGGCCGGCCCATCCTCGCCGTGCCGCCCGAGTGCGTTTCGTTCGACCCAACGGGCCGGGCGCTGGTGGCGTGGGACGGCTCCCACGCGGCCAACCAGGCCCTCCGGGCGGCAACCCCGTTGCTGGCGCTGGCCGAAGGTGTGACGGTGATGGTGGTCAACGAAAGCGACGGACCGTTTTCGTCGAAGGAGGCCGCCAGTTATCTTTCGCGCCACGGGATCGAGCCGCGCATCCTCGAGCGAACCACGAGCGGTTCAATCGCCGGTGAAATCATCGAGCAGACGCGGAACGAGGAGGCCTCGTACATCGTGATGGGCGCATTCGGACGCGGCCGGGCGGTCGAGGCGTTGTTCGGCGGCGTCACCCGCTCGGTGCTCGCCGGCAGCCCGGTCCCCCTGCTGCTGGCGCATTAG
- a CDS encoding sulfotransferase family protein, which yields MNEQNIEAPRRTPFIGALDRVLRAGRALGLVAPADLIKEHMLARAVEDTGLDDFGDDWFERPLDALLESIHSEARLNAAGDWAARQQFHHVLRDRLWTQMWFKRHPEILARPIPRPVVIVGPMRSGTTRLHRLLAADRRFAHLRSFETISPVPRPGFEDVLAGRKKDFRPKLASRIMKVARLANPRTLSIHPTGPYEPEEELGLLVASMWGMKHEAQWNVPGYGRWCEGEDATPAYRHMADLLRLIGWSQQESSLRPWILKTPQHMLDLPALLKVFPDARLIFSHRDPRAVVGSAASLAWNQTVIYSDHADPNRVGREWLRKSTLQVERMMESRRTLPIERFIDVQYADMERDWRGTMARVYRFLGLEMDSALPGMERYIRRSRALKRRPHRYSLSEFGLAEGEVLERMDRYIRRFDVSMEDAGDSAGSQRDRANQAV from the coding sequence TTGAACGAGCAGAACATCGAGGCCCCGCGCCGGACACCTTTCATCGGCGCGCTCGATCGGGTGCTGCGGGCCGGGCGCGCGCTCGGCCTGGTCGCGCCGGCAGACCTCATCAAGGAGCACATGCTCGCCCGCGCGGTGGAGGATACCGGCCTCGACGATTTCGGGGATGACTGGTTCGAGCGCCCGCTCGACGCGCTGCTGGAATCGATCCACTCCGAGGCACGCCTGAACGCGGCCGGTGACTGGGCCGCCCGGCAGCAGTTCCACCATGTCCTGCGGGACCGGTTGTGGACGCAGATGTGGTTCAAGCGGCATCCTGAAATCCTCGCGCGTCCAATCCCGCGCCCGGTCGTGATCGTCGGTCCCATGCGTTCGGGCACGACCCGGCTCCACCGCCTGCTGGCGGCCGACCGGCGGTTCGCCCACCTGCGGAGCTTCGAGACGATCAGCCCGGTGCCCCGCCCGGGCTTCGAGGACGTGCTTGCAGGCCGGAAGAAGGATTTCCGCCCGAAGCTCGCCAGCCGGATCATGAAGGTCGCCCGGCTCGCCAATCCGCGCACGCTCTCGATCCATCCGACGGGGCCGTACGAGCCGGAGGAAGAACTCGGCCTGCTGGTCGCCAGCATGTGGGGCATGAAGCACGAGGCGCAGTGGAACGTGCCCGGCTACGGCCGCTGGTGCGAAGGTGAGGACGCAACGCCCGCCTACCGGCACATGGCCGATCTCCTGCGGCTGATCGGCTGGTCGCAGCAGGAAAGCTCGCTGCGGCCGTGGATACTCAAGACTCCCCAGCACATGCTCGACCTGCCCGCGCTGCTGAAGGTGTTCCCCGATGCCCGGCTGATCTTCAGTCACCGCGATCCGCGTGCGGTGGTCGGCAGCGCGGCGTCGCTCGCATGGAACCAGACGGTGATCTATTCCGACCACGCCGATCCGAACCGGGTCGGACGCGAGTGGCTGCGCAAGAGCACCCTGCAGGTCGAACGTATGATGGAATCGCGCCGAACACTGCCAATCGAGCGCTTCATTGACGTGCAATATGCCGACATGGAGCGTGACTGGCGCGGGACGATGGCCAGGGTCTACCGGTTCCTGGGCCTCGAAATGGACAGCGCGCTGCCGGGAATGGAGCGCTACATTCGCCGCAGCCGCGCACTGAAGCGACGGCCACACCGCTACAGCCTTAGCGAATTCGGCCTCGCCGAGGGCGAGGTACTCGAACGGATGGACCGCTATATCCGGCGGTTCGACGTGTCGATGGAAGACGCTGGCGACTCCGCTGGAAGCCAGCGGGACCGAGCCAACCAGGCTGTCTAG
- the serS gene encoding serine--tRNA ligase → MHDIRLIRDNPAAFDAALARRGFAASSAEVLALDERRRTAATRGQELLARRNEASKAIGAAMGRGDADAAEALKAEVAAIKTDLPALEEEEREAGAALDDLLARLPNLPADDVPEGEDEAGNVEVHKWGEPRGFDFAAREHADIGPALGLDFETGAKIAGARFTFLRGQMARLQRALAQFMLDVQTGEHGFTECATPLLVREEAMFGTGQLPKFAEDSFVTTDGRWLIPTSEVSLTNSVREQIIDLPRPLRLTALTPCFRSEAGSAGRDTRGYIRQHQFDKVELVSICRPEDAEAEHVHMLRSAQLILERLGLPYRTMLLCAGDMGFGARKTYDLEVWLPGQAAYREISSVSWCGDFQARRMNARYRGENGKPAFVHTLNGSGLAVGRTLVAVLENYQQADGSVLVPEALRPWAGGLEKLEPVY, encoded by the coding sequence ATGCATGACATACGCCTGATCCGCGACAACCCCGCCGCCTTCGATGCCGCGCTCGCGAGGCGCGGATTCGCGGCTTCGTCGGCCGAAGTGCTCGCGCTGGACGAGCGCCGCCGGACCGCCGCCACCCGCGGCCAGGAACTGCTCGCCCGGCGCAACGAGGCGTCGAAGGCGATCGGCGCGGCGATGGGCCGCGGCGATGCCGACGCCGCCGAAGCGCTCAAGGCCGAAGTGGCCGCGATCAAGACCGACCTGCCGGCTCTGGAGGAAGAAGAACGCGAGGCAGGTGCCGCGCTCGACGATCTCCTGGCGCGCCTGCCCAACCTGCCGGCCGACGATGTGCCCGAAGGCGAGGACGAGGCCGGCAACGTCGAGGTCCACAAGTGGGGCGAGCCGCGCGGCTTCGACTTCGCGGCGCGGGAGCATGCCGATATCGGCCCCGCGCTGGGTCTCGATTTCGAGACCGGCGCAAAGATCGCCGGTGCGCGGTTCACGTTCCTGCGCGGCCAGATGGCGCGGCTCCAGCGCGCCCTCGCCCAGTTCATGCTCGATGTTCAGACGGGCGAGCATGGCTTCACCGAGTGCGCGACCCCGCTGCTGGTCCGCGAGGAAGCGATGTTCGGCACCGGCCAGCTTCCCAAGTTCGCCGAGGACAGCTTCGTTACGACCGATGGCCGCTGGCTGATCCCCACCAGCGAAGTCAGCCTGACCAATTCGGTCCGCGAGCAGATCATCGACCTGCCGCGGCCGCTTCGCCTGACCGCGCTGACGCCCTGCTTCCGCTCAGAGGCCGGATCGGCGGGACGCGACACGCGCGGATACATTCGCCAGCACCAGTTCGACAAGGTCGAGCTGGTCTCCATCTGCCGCCCCGAGGACGCCGAGGCAGAGCACGTCCACATGCTGCGTTCGGCGCAGCTCATCCTCGAGCGGCTGGGCCTGCCCTACCGCACGATGCTGCTGTGCGCCGGCGACATGGGCTTCGGCGCGCGGAAGACCTACGATCTCGAAGTCTGGCTCCCAGGACAGGCCGCCTACCGCGAGATCAGCTCGGTGAGCTGGTGCGGCGATTTCCAGGCGCGGCGGATGAACGCCCGCTACCGTGGCGAAAACGGCAAGCCGGCGTTCGTGCACACGCTCAACGGATCGGGCCTCGCGGTCGGTCGCACGCTGGTGGCGGTGCTGGAGAACTACCAGCAGGCTGACGGATCGGTGCTGGTGCCCGAAGCGCTGCGCCCATGGGCGGGCGGGCTGGAGAAACTCGAACCGGTCTATTGA
- the surE gene encoding 5'/3'-nucleotidase SurE: MKILLTNDDGIYAPGLKVLEEIASALSDDVWICAPSEEQSGAGHSLTLTRPVRMRRHDERRFSVSGTPTDAVTMGLRKVMDGPPDVILSGVNRGANLADDVTYSGTVSAAIEGALAGIRSIALSQVYAGEGMGDAVPFDAALAWGAKVLAPLLDVPLPRRTLVNVNFPALPAGEVRGIRVVRQGFHDYSRGTVVEGRDPRGYPYYWFGLEAIEHSLDHGTDLEAIADGYISVTPLQLDLTHHSSLGELAERYG; the protein is encoded by the coding sequence TTGAAAATCCTCCTGACCAACGACGACGGCATCTACGCTCCCGGCCTCAAGGTGCTGGAGGAGATCGCGAGCGCGCTTTCGGACGACGTGTGGATCTGCGCGCCGTCCGAGGAGCAATCGGGCGCCGGGCACTCGCTCACGCTCACTCGACCGGTACGGATGCGGCGGCATGACGAACGGCGCTTCTCGGTCAGCGGCACGCCGACCGACGCCGTCACGATGGGCCTGCGCAAGGTGATGGATGGCCCGCCCGACGTCATCCTGTCCGGCGTCAACCGGGGCGCGAACCTGGCTGACGACGTGACCTATTCGGGCACCGTCTCCGCCGCCATCGAGGGCGCGCTGGCGGGCATCCGCTCGATCGCGCTGAGCCAGGTCTATGCCGGCGAGGGAATGGGCGACGCAGTGCCGTTCGACGCCGCCCTGGCATGGGGCGCGAAAGTGCTCGCCCCCCTGCTCGACGTGCCGCTGCCGCGCCGGACGCTGGTCAACGTGAACTTCCCCGCCCTCCCGGCGGGCGAGGTGCGCGGCATCCGGGTGGTGCGCCAGGGATTTCACGATTACTCGCGCGGGACGGTGGTCGAAGGGCGCGATCCGCGCGGCTATCCCTATTACTGGTTCGGGCTGGAGGCGATCGAACACTCGCTCGACCACGGCACCGACCTCGAAGCGATCGCCGACGGATACATCTCGGTCACGCCGCTCCAGCTGGATCTCACGCACCATTCCTCGCTCGGCGAACTGGCGGAGCGGTACGGTTAG
- a CDS encoding M23 family metallopeptidase gives MRRAGIALAALLLATAAGDPRRETEHVVEAGETLKGIANRAGVPPAVIIEANGLVEPYAVRTGQRLTIPRQRVHVVKPGETGFAIAQRFGVPFAQIAIANRLDAKGTVRPGQRLIIPALVTRPAERPPASETARPFFRRPHDGTVLLGYAKRADGGGHDGIDYAANPLDMVRAAGSGTVVAVSASDSRFGRIVTIDHGNGWTSRYGHLAKITVDTGDVVKTGERIGLAGDTGEAKRTEVHFEIRHDGKPVDPAPLLAR, from the coding sequence ATGCGCCGCGCCGGCATCGCCCTTGCCGCGCTGCTGCTCGCGACCGCCGCGGGCGATCCGCGCAGGGAAACCGAGCACGTGGTGGAGGCCGGAGAAACGCTCAAGGGCATCGCCAACCGCGCGGGCGTGCCGCCGGCAGTTATCATCGAGGCGAACGGGCTCGTAGAGCCTTACGCCGTGCGAACCGGCCAGCGGCTGACCATCCCGCGCCAGCGCGTGCATGTCGTCAAGCCGGGAGAAACCGGGTTCGCCATCGCGCAGCGATTCGGCGTGCCGTTCGCGCAGATTGCCATCGCCAATAGGCTCGACGCGAAAGGCACGGTGAGGCCGGGTCAGCGATTGATCATCCCCGCACTCGTCACCCGGCCGGCAGAGCGTCCACCGGCCAGCGAAACGGCCCGGCCCTTTTTTCGGCGTCCTCACGACGGGACCGTCCTGCTTGGATATGCAAAGCGTGCCGACGGCGGCGGACATGACGGCATCGATTACGCCGCCAATCCGCTCGACATGGTCCGCGCGGCCGGCAGCGGGACGGTGGTCGCGGTAAGCGCCAGCGACAGCCGCTTCGGCCGCATCGTGACGATCGATCACGGCAACGGCTGGACCAGCCGCTACGGCCACTTGGCGAAGATCACCGTCGACACGGGAGACGTGGTGAAGACCGGCGAGCGCATCGGCCTTGCCGGAGATACGGGCGAGGCCAAGCGGACCGAAGTGCATTTCGAAATCCGCCATGACGGCAAACCCGTCGACCCGGCCCCGCTGCTGGCGCGATGA
- a CDS encoding potassium channel family protein, whose protein sequence is MKRPTRKARTEAGYHPLRRSIGVPVWADIFIRLGLALGLVALVVTIHWFDREGLVDSHDGHVSLLDVVYFTMISITTTGFGDIAPVSDRARLIEAVIVTPIRFAVLFIFVGAAYDFVIRRGWEKWRMRRIQERLTDHVVVLGFGISGSEAVNELIERGTDPSSIVVMDNSEERLEEAEALGCNVMAADATRDENLMAVRVANARTVLVSAGRDDSSILIVLTVRHLAPKVPISVVVRAGDNELLARQAGADNVINPVRFTGLLLAGSAQGSHVADYLVDLASVGGRVQLVERTVAPGEVGRTIDQLASGGRGLRVYRGEEEIGFWEAGPLQEGDVVVEVLPTDGSPQPVR, encoded by the coding sequence ATGAAGCGGCCCACCCGCAAGGCCCGGACCGAGGCGGGATATCATCCGCTCCGCCGTTCGATCGGGGTGCCCGTGTGGGCGGACATCTTCATTCGGCTGGGCCTGGCGCTCGGTCTTGTCGCCTTGGTGGTGACGATCCACTGGTTCGACCGCGAGGGCCTGGTGGACAGCCACGACGGGCACGTCAGCCTGCTCGACGTGGTCTATTTCACGATGATCTCGATCACGACGACGGGGTTCGGCGACATCGCCCCGGTTTCGGACCGGGCCCGGCTGATCGAAGCCGTGATCGTGACCCCGATCCGCTTTGCCGTGCTGTTCATCTTCGTGGGCGCGGCCTACGATTTCGTCATCCGCAGGGGTTGGGAGAAGTGGCGCATGCGGCGCATCCAGGAACGTCTCACCGATCACGTGGTGGTGCTCGGTTTCGGCATATCGGGATCGGAGGCCGTCAACGAACTGATCGAGCGCGGCACCGATCCCAGCTCCATCGTGGTGATGGACAACAGCGAGGAGCGGCTCGAGGAGGCCGAGGCGCTGGGGTGCAATGTGATGGCGGCGGACGCCACGCGCGACGAGAACCTGATGGCGGTGCGAGTGGCCAACGCGCGCACCGTGCTGGTTTCCGCCGGGCGCGACGACAGCTCGATCCTGATCGTGCTCACTGTCCGGCATCTCGCCCCCAAGGTTCCGATCAGCGTCGTCGTCAGGGCAGGCGACAACGAACTGCTGGCACGCCAGGCGGGCGCGGACAACGTCATCAACCCGGTGCGCTTCACCGGTCTTTTGCTGGCGGGCAGCGCGCAGGGTTCGCACGTGGCCGACTATCTGGTCGATCTCGCCTCGGTCGGCGGACGGGTACAGCTCGTCGAGCGCACGGTTGCCCCGGGCGAAGTCGGCCGAACCATCGACCAGCTTGCCAGCGGAGGTCGCGGCCTGCGGGTCTATCGCGGCGAGGAGGAAATCGGCTTCTGGGAGGCCGGGCCGCTGCAGGAAGGCGACGTGGTGGTCGAAGTCCTCCCCACCGACGGTTCGCCTCAGCCGGTCAGGTAG
- a CDS encoding DUF1761 domain-containing protein yields the protein MGPVNWFGVVLATIAAGVLALGWFGPAFGAAKTRKVAGGRFVARRHPLRFAALAGVMLLLTATMLGHFFARVGPATLAQKPWLYFMMSGGLALAFVIPALWTSFAHIRVPTRVALIDAGYWLTAYLAMGLVFYLTG from the coding sequence TTGGGGCCGGTCAACTGGTTCGGCGTGGTGCTTGCGACGATCGCGGCCGGGGTGCTCGCGCTGGGCTGGTTCGGCCCGGCGTTCGGCGCCGCCAAGACGCGCAAGGTGGCCGGCGGACGCTTCGTCGCCCGGCGCCACCCGCTGCGTTTCGCGGCGCTGGCCGGGGTCATGCTGCTGCTGACGGCAACGATGCTCGGCCATTTCTTCGCGCGCGTCGGCCCGGCAACGCTGGCGCAGAAGCCGTGGCTTTATTTCATGATGAGCGGCGGGCTGGCGCTGGCGTTCGTCATTCCGGCGCTGTGGACCAGCTTTGCGCACATCCGCGTCCCCACCCGGGTGGCGCTGATCGATGCCGGTTACTGGCTCACGGCCTATCTCGCGATGGGGCTGGTGTTCTACCTGACCGGCTGA
- the rimO gene encoding 30S ribosomal protein S12 methylthiotransferase RimO: MSSPITAIPDQKKVGMVSLGCPKNLVDSERILTTLRADGYAMSADYAGADVVLVNTCGFLDSAKEESLEAIGEAIAENGRVIVTGCMGEEAEAIRARFPQVLAVTGAHQYETVIDAVREAAPATQGPYVDLIPQAFADDGGIKLTPRHYSYLKISEGCNHSCAFCIIPSLRGKLVSRRVDAVLREAEKLVAAGTKELLVISQDTSAYGVDTRHEARMWHGHEVRAHMTGLARELGQLRTPEGQTPWVRLHYVYPYPHVDRVIPLMAEGLLTPYLDIPFQHASPSVLRAMKRPANEARVLERIREWRAIVPDLTIRSSFVVGFPGETEEDFRYLLDWLEEAQLDRVGGFRFEPVAGAQANALPGHVPDEVKEERYARLMEVTERISAARLAAKVGRTLPVIVDEVGEPDEDGDIGATARSQADAPEIDGQVFLRNVSPALKPGDIIDAAIEDADAHDLYGVPA, translated from the coding sequence ATGTCATCCCCGATTACCGCGATCCCCGACCAGAAGAAGGTCGGCATGGTCAGCCTCGGCTGTCCCAAGAACCTCGTCGACAGCGAGCGCATCCTCACCACCCTGCGCGCCGATGGCTACGCGATGAGCGCGGACTACGCGGGCGCCGACGTGGTGCTCGTCAACACCTGCGGCTTCCTCGATTCCGCCAAGGAGGAAAGCCTCGAGGCGATCGGCGAGGCCATCGCCGAGAACGGCCGCGTGATCGTAACCGGCTGCATGGGCGAGGAAGCCGAGGCGATCCGAGCCCGCTTCCCGCAGGTGCTCGCGGTGACCGGCGCGCACCAGTACGAGACGGTGATCGACGCGGTGCGCGAGGCCGCGCCGGCGACGCAGGGCCCCTACGTGGACCTGATCCCGCAGGCCTTCGCCGACGACGGCGGCATCAAGCTGACGCCACGGCACTACAGCTATCTCAAGATTTCGGAAGGCTGCAACCACTCGTGCGCCTTCTGCATCATCCCTTCGCTCCGCGGGAAGCTAGTCAGCCGGCGGGTCGACGCGGTGCTGCGCGAGGCGGAGAAGCTTGTTGCGGCAGGGACGAAGGAACTGCTGGTCATCAGCCAGGACACCTCGGCCTACGGAGTCGATACCCGGCACGAAGCGCGCATGTGGCACGGCCACGAGGTGCGCGCGCACATGACCGGTCTCGCGCGCGAACTGGGCCAGTTGCGCACCCCGGAAGGGCAGACGCCGTGGGTGCGGCTGCACTACGTCTATCCCTACCCGCACGTGGACCGGGTCATCCCGCTGATGGCCGAGGGGCTGCTGACGCCATACCTCGACATCCCGTTCCAGCACGCCAGCCCCAGCGTCCTGCGCGCGATGAAGCGCCCCGCCAACGAGGCGCGCGTCCTCGAGCGGATCAGGGAGTGGCGCGCGATCGTGCCCGATCTGACCATCCGCTCCAGCTTCGTGGTCGGCTTTCCCGGCGAGACCGAAGAGGACTTCCGCTATCTCCTCGACTGGCTCGAGGAAGCACAGCTCGACCGCGTCGGCGGTTTCCGGTTCGAGCCGGTGGCCGGGGCGCAGGCGAACGCCTTGCCCGGCCACGTACCCGACGAGGTCAAGGAAGAACGATACGCCCGGCTGATGGAGGTGACCGAGCGGATCAGCGCGGCGAGGCTCGCGGCCAAGGTCGGCCGGACGCTGCCGGTGATCGTGGACGAGGTCGGCGAGCCGGACGAGGACGGCGACATCGGCGCTACCGCGCGCAGCCAGGCCGATGCGCCCGAGATCGACGGCCAGGTGTTCCTGCGCAACGTTTCCCCGGCCCTCAAGCCGGGGGACATCATCGATGCGGCAATCGAGGACGCCGACGCGCACGACCTCTACGGCGTGCCCGCCTGA
- a CDS encoding alpha-ketoglutarate-dependent dioxygenase AlkB yields MTGQLSLFAEAPAAPAIEGLRLIADAIPPDVEDEIAARIDSAPLTPFQFGQWEGKRLTANYGSAYDYTRARPTPAPPLPAWLVAVRDDLAKVFGLDPASFVQGLLIRYDPGAGIGWHRDRPQYGRVIGLSLSAPIVMRFRRTRREGGFERVGVPLPPRSAYLLDGPARWEWQHSIRPVEETRRSVTLRTMV; encoded by the coding sequence GTGACCGGCCAGCTATCGTTATTTGCCGAGGCGCCCGCGGCTCCCGCGATCGAGGGGCTGCGGCTGATCGCGGATGCGATCCCGCCCGACGTCGAGGATGAGATTGCCGCAAGGATCGATTCCGCTCCGCTCACCCCCTTCCAGTTCGGGCAATGGGAGGGCAAGCGCCTGACCGCCAATTACGGCTCGGCCTACGATTACACGCGCGCACGACCAACGCCGGCGCCTCCGCTGCCCGCCTGGCTCGTGGCGGTGCGCGACGACCTGGCGAAAGTCTTCGGCCTCGACCCGGCATCCTTCGTGCAGGGGCTGCTCATCCGGTATGATCCGGGCGCGGGGATCGGCTGGCATCGCGACCGCCCGCAGTACGGCAGGGTGATCGGACTTTCGCTGTCGGCGCCCATCGTCATGCGCTTTCGTCGGACGCGGCGCGAGGGCGGATTTGAGCGGGTCGGCGTCCCATTGCCGCCGCGCTCCGCTTACCTGCTGGACGGGCCGGCGCGCTGGGAATGGCAGCATTCGATCCGTCCGGTGGAGGAGACGCGGCGCAGCGTCACCTTGCGCACGATGGTCTAG
- a CDS encoding JAB domain-containing protein encodes MARFLAPYAGEAAEGLAERLIARFGSLTRMLDAPVIDLRAAMTGYEAAADGLHAAREMVRAALAEGLPDAIVDSSDPAIHRFLQDRIGGAHEERLHAIFADAQSGYLADETMVSGTARRMIARARPLMERAMSLGAAGILLAHNHPSGWCRPSEEDVAATRWLAGIAEALELTLIDHLIVTRRQVFSMRLAGCF; translated from the coding sequence GTGGCGCGGTTCCTCGCCCCCTATGCCGGCGAGGCTGCGGAGGGACTGGCCGAACGTTTGATTGCCCGCTTCGGCAGCCTGACCCGTATGCTTGACGCCCCTGTGATCGATCTGCGCGCGGCGATGACCGGATACGAGGCCGCCGCAGATGGGCTGCATGCCGCTCGCGAAATGGTTCGGGCGGCGCTCGCGGAAGGGCTGCCGGACGCGATCGTGGACAGCTCCGATCCCGCGATCCACCGCTTCCTGCAGGATCGCATCGGCGGGGCGCACGAAGAACGTCTGCACGCGATCTTTGCCGATGCGCAAAGCGGCTACCTGGCCGACGAGACGATGGTTTCGGGCACCGCCAGGCGAATGATCGCGCGGGCGCGCCCCTTGATGGAGCGTGCGATGTCCCTGGGCGCGGCGGGCATACTGCTTGCGCACAATCATCCCTCGGGGTGGTGCAGGCCGAGCGAGGAGGATGTTGCCGCCACCCGCTGGCTCGCCGGAATCGCGGAGGCGCTGGAGCTGACGCTCATCGACCACCTCATCGTTACCCGCCGGCAGGTCTTCTCGATGCGGCTGGCCGGCTGTTTCTGA
- a CDS encoding helix-turn-helix domain-containing protein, translated as MLREAGTLRPLTDRERAVLDGVDRRLPLKAVAAELGISESRVNQHIRALKERYGVHSLPDLVTAWREQDTENTQEALYRNSAWRIPQVPEGDRQGDERSRVAPGEFVLADAAPLAIEAPWLSRIEPRVVPGMLDGDNAVLLRLALIIGLALGLVAVIVLVVTASLTLSEALEGKAAVPAEKSAPAG; from the coding sequence GTGCTGCGTGAGGCGGGCACCCTGCGACCGCTGACCGACCGCGAGCGCGCGGTGCTCGACGGCGTGGACCGCCGCCTGCCGCTCAAGGCCGTGGCTGCCGAGCTCGGCATCTCGGAATCGCGCGTCAACCAGCACATTCGCGCGCTCAAGGAACGGTACGGGGTACACAGCCTGCCGGACCTAGTCACTGCATGGCGCGAGCAAGATACTGAAAACACGCAGGAAGCACTCTACAGAAATTCTGCATGGAGAATTCCGCAGGTTCCGGAGGGCGATCGGCAGGGCGATGAGCGGAGCCGGGTCGCACCCGGGGAATTCGTTCTCGCTGATGCAGCGCCACTTGCGATCGAGGCGCCGTGGTTATCGAGAATTGAGCCCCGGGTAGTCCCCGGGATGCTCGACGGCGACAATGCCGTCCTTCTGCGGCTTGCCCTGATCATCGGTCTCGCTCTCGGCCTCGTGGCGGTGATCGTGCTGGTGGTCACGGCATCGCTCACCCTGAGCGAAGCGCTGGAGGGCAAGGCCGCCGTTCCCGCCGAGAAATCGGCCCCCGCCGGGTGA